TGATGAAAAATTCTCCCCCAAGGCCCTGTCAACTTCCTGAGGCCCATGCCACATCACAAGATCAATTAGAGCCTTACAAGCAACTACACAAACTGCAGAAGGGCCATTAACAAAGGAAAGCCTCAATTGCTTTACTAGTTCCTCGCTTGGCTTCTTCTCTAACAACCCAAAAAGCCCAAGGCACCTGACAGCAATCCTTTGCACATCCAAGTGAACATGTTTTGCCTGCAATTGAATTCCTTAACAGTGGTTAATACTGATGTGGGAGAAAGTTGTCCTGCGTCAAAtacctttaaaaaagaaagtctTGAGCTACGTTTTATACTAATGACACTTCAAAAGTATGTGGGGCAACTGAATTAAACACAAACAAGTGTACAATAACAGGGGTGGAAAATGTTTCTCATAGGATGTCTAATTATTGCATTGAGAAAAGGGGAACATATTCCTTCTTTACCAtaattttcaataaatgcaaTTAACTTATTGAACTGCAGAGATATTAAAACATCATTTTAGGTGTTCAAAAAATTATCTTCCACATACACAACAGCAACATTAAAGCCTCAGCCCCAAAACTTTGATGtcagctatggatcctcaaaagattaattaaaaattggtcATATGTATTCATCTCCACCATTCtatcaaatctgttttttataagtaaaattttatcCTATCAAAATCATACTATGTCACCTCTTTaactaacatttattttttaactatttctAACAATATTATTTCAGGCCTCTACCTCCTTTCATTCCCTTAACTTGAATCGTAACACTCTATTTCATTGGTGGATTAATCGCTCTCCTTTATACATAACCCAACCATCTCAAGTGACTCTCCCTAACCTTTTCATCAATAGAAGTCACCTTTATCTTTACAGAatttcttcatttcttatcGTTTCTTTCCTAATATTTAAACTTATCCATCTTAACATTCTAATTTCAACTATACTCAATTTTTGAACATGTTGCTTCTTGATAGCCCAACCTTCAATACTACAATCATACAATACTCCTAATTTGTTTCTCCACTTCATCCATCCTACTCTTATCCTTTATCCCCCACATGCAGTTCATTTTGCTCTAAGGTGTGCAAGTGAAAATGCCATACTTCAATGATTGAGTCTTCTCCCCGTGTCCCATGGTTTGGAGGTTAGATAAATCCCACCACTTAACACACGCATGTGCCAAACACTCCCAGTACCCAAATCCGTTTAGCATAGATCATAACACTTTGGGAAGGAAAAGCACAGgttagagaaaataaaatactgACATATAAACTCATTACCCCTGGAAGCAACAAAGATTGCAGTAGTTCAAAAGGTTCAATAGCTTGTCCCTGAAGCAAACGAAATGATTTCGCATTTTCCAAGAGAAGACCAGTAACAGCAAAACTGTGCATCCACTGCATGAAATCTGCAGTTCTCTCCCTGCAAGGCCGAGCAAGCTCTTCTACAACCCCAAGAAGAATTTGTTCAAATTCACCATTAGCAGCATGGACTTTCTTTGCCAGTCCAGACACTGCATCAGCCCATTCTCTGTCTCCACCAAGATTTATCCCATCTCCTATAACAACCATGTTCCCATCATCATCCACTTCATGCTCAGGAGGCTTGTGCAGCAGTTCCTGCACTAATGTACTGGCAACCTTCCTGTTTGTAGCATCAGAATAATCAAGCATTGCACCAAGCAATAGTAGCTGCCTAGATGCAAAGCAATAATTTGGTCCTGCATATATTAGGTAATATTAGGACACATAGTTGGATATAATTGACTCCCATGTCAAACCAAATGAACTCACACCCACCAGCATCAATATGAGCCTTCACCAAATCTATATAATCAGAAACTGTTGCAGGAAGAATTCGCTCTAGTAGGTCATTATTGTCTGAAGCTTCTGCGGCATATACTGCTGCTTCAGTGCCCATTGTAGCAGCAGCATCAGAGCCTTTTGCCTGTTGAAGCACAGTTATAATTCTTATAATATCAAAACAAAGCATATTGGACTCACTGGCATAATAACTGGCAAAGAATTCGAAGTGATAGAGGAACACATGTTAACAATGAGAGGGAGAAATCCATGACAGCAATGTTGGTCCTTTGTTCCATTTTGAGACATCCAAAATATGATCTTTGAAAATTCAGTGAACATGGTATTAATAACTTTCCTATACTACCATTTGCTTTATATGAAAAGTCAATACCCTATTTCATTGGCCTTATTTGAGTTCGAATTAAAGAGAGTGACTTGgaaacttacttttttttttaaaagataatagtataatatattaaatgatgttcatttaaaattttgggttttctaTTAAAGGTcaacaaaaacagacaaaaatTGTGTGATTGACTCTTCTCCACactaaccccccccccccacctcaCTCCAAATCCACttcttttgttcttctctattcaCGTTTTCTACAAAGCTTTTCCATTAacaaaaatcttcaaatttttgtttatgtaaTAGTTTTCATTCTGACACCAACATGGTAAGTttccattaaaacaaaagagagtaGAGGCCCTTGAGTTAATTGAAATCTCAATAATAGAGCAAAATATCTAGACAAATGGCCGAAAGTTAGAAACATCATGCAAGACACCTCAATTTAAGACCTTTCATTTAAGCTCTCAAATTTTAGCATGGGTTGAACCTTCATTTAAAGCTTCTTAATCCAAAGTCATGATATGTAAGGCTATAAGTTGACGGTTTTTTCTCTTAGCTTGACCAGGGCTAAACTTCATCCCTATTCAACTAGACCGATTGGCAGCTTTAGTCAACgccactcccccccccccccaacccttacaattaaaagaGAAAGTGTGtcaatgaaaatataaaagtcCAGAGAATTTTTGAAAGAAACAGAAACTCACTTGTGCTTCATCCTGCAAATGTCTACACACAGTCCTCCAATAAAGCGCAACCTCTGCTTCCATTAATTGGATGCTTGGGGTGCAATGCACTGAGTCCCCTAAATTCAATATGACAAACCATAAGGATTCTATAAATTACATATTAGCCACGAAACAGGTGAACATTTAAGCTTATGTATATCAGATTGTTCGGGTAGCAATAGGACACCAACCCAGTATTTCAAGACAAAAGTATTCGGTTATTGGGTAAAAAACAATATACTTCTAATGTCAAAAGTAGAATTGGGATCAACTAGGACAGAAATAATGCATATTTATATAAGCTAATATGTTCTGTAAATAACATCCAACTACAAACTCTAATAACTCTACCCTGTCTCTAAACAATACATATTTTAGTTAAATGCATATCAGCAATGCATCTTATGTTCTATCTTTCTAACACTTAAAAGTCATAACCAACAATGATATTTTCTTCATCAACAACTCCTCAGGcctcaaattataaatttaggtATATACCAAACAAATCCATAGCATTGTTGTAGCAGGAAAGTGTTTAAGAAATATATGATATCTAATGTCGTGCCGCGATCCACAACTCCCCCATCCACCCACTCAGCACAATAAATGGaccaattttataaatttgtgtgCTTGAATAGCCAAGTAGAAATACAATAAAGCTCACCCCAACCTTCTGTTCTATCAACTGTAGATGATATGTATTGCTGAATACTTTCCCCATCACGTAGATTCACTAAACCAGCTGTTAACAAAGCCCCCATCACAGACTCCCCAACCAATTCATAGGTTTCAACATCAAGATACTTGAGAAGTTCTACAGGGTCTGCATTGCAGCACTTAATAAGCCACTCATCTTTCATTAACTTTAGACACTCCTTTGAGACCGCTAGAGAACGGTCAGCAAGTCCTCTCTGAAGAATTGTTGTTCTGAGCTTAATActacaaaataaagcaaaccaAATTGAAGAATATTATGTGTTTAGTATGAAACCAACTACAAAAGCTAAGCCAGACGTTCAACTATGTCTGCACCCCTCAAAACACATAGTCAATACTAACTAGACTTGCAATACTTTAATTGAACATAAACACAGAATTCATACTGAAGGCAGAGCAGTTCTTGTTATACCGTGGATTTACCTTAGACTTTGAAGAGGAAATTTATTAGCAAGAACACAGTATGCTGCTTTGCGCACTGACTCACTCACATCTGTGGTGCAATCAATAATTACTTGTGATGTTGCATTTGAAGGAGGCAATGATAGAACTATTGTCTTACGAACATCCTGCAGATATGCCATAGCCTTGTAGATATTAAAAACACTACAATATTGAATATTTTGCCATAGGCTTCATATTTTATGAGCTTTCATCCTTTTGGTAATAAAACTATTGCCCCCACTGGAAAAGCACAACTCCCAAAAAAATGTAGCATTCATGCTTTCCACTTTGTCCTATCCTAGCATACAGACATTGCctagtttttaaaaaaagttagaaagtaCATTACAAGACATagacaggaaaagaaaaagtaaatatttggaaaaatgaacaaaataagcTATGAATTTTACCAATGGACAAACATTTTGGGACAACTAAAAAGGGGAATTTGGACTGTTATCATATCGTAAGAGGATCAAGTGTTAAAAAACAATGCCAGAGACAGGCAAAGACCCTGGTATCATAATCATATTGAACATAGTCAGATCCATCCTATGCCAAGATAAGTGACGTGCATATCATGAAACATTTGACACTCTTCCAAGAGATAAgaacaagagaaaatatttgaataCTTGTGTTAATGTTAGCACAAGCAGGTGGCCATTGGAGCATGGTGTCCCAACATCAGTGAAGGACCATGAATCCTCACATACTAACCCATTGAGTAAAAGTGACAGCATTGACTCATGCTTGCACAAGCAAGAAATGAATAGatcaaaactttcaaaaaaaattcacagcACAAAGATTTGATTTCAAATTAAGTCAGCACACATTCAATGAACCGGTAGGGCAACTCACCGCATTCTGTTCTATGGGAAGCACCTCAAGAAATAAATCTAGGATATCACTGTTCTCACCATCATTTGCAAAGCGTGAAAGAGCCCTGACTGCAAATGTTCGGATTATAGAGACCTTGTCCCTCACGCACACCAACATGCATTCTATTACCTCATCCCAAAGTTCACTGCTCACTTCCGCATCATCCGGCAACCGCATAATGATCTACAAGTTCAagaattttatcaaataaaaaggCAAACAAGAGTGCCCAAAACCATGGTAGGTAGGAAGTATTATTCAGACTAGCTAAAATGCTCGTACTCAGATGACATGCAAGATGTAGAGTATTTGAATCAAATGTCAGTAGAAAAACTTAAGACTAGTTTCACTTCTCAAAAGGAGGAAACAAAGAGACCAGCatttgaaattacaaaatgGGGGGAAGCAGATTTAAAAATCAACTCCAAGCGTAAGTCCACCAAAAAGAAACCAAGTTCAGCAGCTTTCTAGGAGCATTTTCAGGAAATTCAAATGCTAAATGACAAGCGACCAAGAGCCTCAGTGCATTTTAGGAAGCACGGACACGGATACGACACAGCAATacaagcaatttttgaaaaattataacatgacacCATGGGTATGACACCGGTACAACACGGGTACCACACCCCAAATGAAGTGTCCATGCTTCCTAGTactaaaacaagaaaatataattgtgcaACTTCATGAACAACTAGCATAGTGCCATATTAAAATACCCATCTTCTCCAAACAACAAAAGGCATAGTACCCAAATTTCTTTTCCCATTCCACTCCTCCATTCTCAGATCAATTTTTGATATAAGCAATCCAATTGTGCAATTCCTAAGATATTGAAACCAACAGAGCTTCGGAACTTAATGAACAACTCTTAATTCTTAATAGCTTCTAACTCCAAACTCCCAAATACTTTGTAAAACCAAATTTCCCAATCCTATAAGTTCCCAGCTCAATTTTTTGCCTACATTTTCAAATTCAGAAGTAACCAAAGCCGTATTATGAAATTAACTTTATAGTTTCTAGTCCCATCtcttcatttcattttcctcagcaaccaaacaagtaccaaaaaaaaaaaaaaaaaaaaaaaaccaaaatttaacCCTAAGCATTTCAATTCTCATCTGAAATTCCATCACATTTCATTCAGTTACAAAACCTAACAACCACACGTACCTCGGAAACCATCTGGCAAGCGCGGAACCTGGCGGTCTTGTTGGCGGCAGCGGCGGCGACGAGGAGGAACCTGAGGAACTCCTCGAGGAAAGCATCGGAATCGACGGAGGCACTGGCGAATATGGAGACGAAGCGTACGACGCGCTCGGTGGAGGCGACGCGCCGCTGGAGAGTGAAGAGCGGGGTTAGGGTTTTGGAGAAGGCGGAGAAGAACTGGAGTGGAGACGATGATCGTGATCGGAGGGCTGAGAGCTCCTTCAGTTTCCGGTTGTGAGTGGCGTAGGAGGTTCGAGTTTCTTCCAGAATCTTCGCGATTTTTTGCTTCAATtgcttctcttcctctctctcctccgccatctctctctctctctctctctctctctctctctctctcagactcAGAGACACTGAGTGTGAAAAAATTGGATCTGATGGGTTTTGAATTCGAGCGGGAGTTTTGAAAAGCACATATCATGGGCTTGACCTTGAATTTCTCATTTCTGTGTTGGGCCAAGTTCAAGCCTCTGAAGCTCAGCCCATttaagaatttttaaatttaaaacccaggaaaaaaaaaattgtgaataaaggcaaaatgtcaaaaaacaactaaacaagCACAACaagcttttttttccttttttaaatatttccaACGCTCATTAGTCAAGATTCAAGagggtttgttttttttctttttcattgttttttttaaagcaagAGAGTATTGGCGGCATAAGCAAAggttaaaataagttttgagtGTTGAGGTAGACAATGGGTTGTTAACGTTTGCCTTGtcaatattattacataagatTACGAATGATTAGAATCAGCACATCAAGTATCTTGAAGGCTTCACCTGGTTCATTTTATAAGCAAAGTCAAATGTtcatttcataatattttaaaaaaaaaaaaaaaagtcaataataataataataattattgtaggaaaaaattattattattattattattgtttgtttgaaaTATGTGCGATTTGATgtgatttattaaatttttatatgtatcAAAGtattgtaggaaaaaaaaaaaaggtagcaagtttttattttatttatttttctgtggCGCTCACCAAAATAAGTtctaaaaaccccaaaaatcaaactttttttgagCTTGTCAAACGCACTAAATCTTCTCTATAAGGAAAGGTATGAAAGGGGTTTAGAATTTTCACCCATTATATTATCTAAGTTTTAGAAGGCAGCTCCATATTTCTTTAGATAACTACGCATGTTTTTATTCCATTaaatcaaaaaatacaaaaatatgtgTTAGATTGGGGTTAACTTATGAGTTGCAGTATTTTGTCTTGTTTCTTATGTTTTACTTTTAGCTATTAATAGATCCTTTATAGGTTGTTTGCCATAATCATTTTCGCATAATTTATTCATCAGAAATGTAGATCCGATCAAAGGAACTTGTTTTTTCATGCATATCTTGTATAGATTTGTAGATTTGTGTGTCTTGTATAGTGAATAGTGATATGATGTAAATTTGTTTCAAATATGATTTGGCACATTGAATCATATGTTTATGGATCATTTATACAATTTCCAGcagttagtttttgtttttgcatcaTGTAAAATCATGAAAGAGCTTAgacaaaattatgtttttttttttcatatttaatatAATTCACAAGTCATTTAGGAGACTAGAATAGGTATATGTGTATTCCTTTGCATCATAATGAGCATAATTCACATAAAATCAAGGGAAATACGTTAGAACTCACATAAAATCAAGGGAAATAAGTTAGAACGTTTAATTtctagatttgaaatctaattttaatttttatgattacATATGAAACATGTTCATTCATCATATAGTAACAATATCGAGGACATACACTTTAAATGCTCACATGATAAAGCATTCCtatgtattttattaatattaaattaggTTGCATTGCATAATCACCAATCTAATTATAtgggttttttcatttttcattatataattatatgataGGAATAGGATAGATGAGTTATTTTATATTGGCTATTATATCTTAGGAGACCAATTGTTGATTGGGCGTATTAGTTTGTTGCCTTCTTTAGTTGGTAATTTAGCCctgatcttttttcttttcttttctttcctggtTAAATTTAGCCTGGTCTTAGTCTATGGGATATAGATTAGAtattttcatgtaattttttattattattttcttttaaattgtaACTAAGAAATGAGgctttgtaatttaattttctcattaaattgtatttaggattaaattcttgtaatttattttcattttgacaatttgttaattttcattatttatcatttaagattatttgtaagggtttttttttttttaaatcatgtaaCTAAATTGAGTGACAACTCCATGTAAATCTCTAGATTAGATCAAATCATTATCAACAATAAGATTTTCACCTAAACATCCCTTATCTAAAGATTCattatatttattcatcaaaaagaaGAATCGAAAGTAGGCTCATTaacaaatcaaaatataaatttaatatattttctaacAAACTAAATCGAATTCATGTGGAAAAACTTTTGAGGGggaagggatttttttttttttttttttttttttggcaatgaaACTATATATGTACAATCCTGAGCAAATTCTCTACCAAATGATCTTGCACATGACTCAagatttatctaaaaaatttagaaaataaagagaactCATAAAATAGAATAGCTTAGGTGGGCTTTCCGTCTTCATAACTTTCGATTGCAAAATcagaaaaagaaatgttagcTGAAGCTGGCTGAAAGCCCCATAATGAGGTTACCAAAGaattagttattattacttttcttttagttttctttCAAAATGAGCAAGTGCAATCATATGAGGACATCATTAGCAATCCTTCAAGGATTTCCAATAAATCCAAAAATGTCGAGAAATATGCCCCTCACCAAACCCCACATGTTTATGTTTTACTTTTGCACTCCCATATTTACATCTAGTGTAAAATTAAAGTTTtctccacacacaaaaaaaaaaaaaaaaaaaaaaaagggtgtaaAATTAAAGTGTAGTGTTTGGTGAAAATAATAATGGCAGATCAATTCAAGGATAACATTATTGATTGAGGGCCGTACTTCCTTACTATTGGTATTAACTCTAGGGGAAagttttctcaacaaaaataaaaatctcgagggaaagataaaagaagaaagaacgaAAAAGTGTTTTTGAAGACCAAAAAAAGAAGGCCCACTTCACAGTTCACACTTTAGCATAGCAATAAAGAGCATTCCAATTCTGTCAATTTTAATGTTAGAATTTACTTTTTATACTTTATacagttactttttttttaatatcaaccTCCTGCTTTAGCAAGGAGCGAGGTGAAATCTTCTGCACAAATCAAAAATAGATTAGGGGACAACAGATCTCCTTACCGAATATCTCTAGAAGGCCTAATATTCTCATAGGCTTTTCCATTAATTcgaacaaaaaaagaaggtgTAGAAACACATTTCATAATATCCACCCAAACCTCCGACACAAATCAAAAATAGATAAGGGGACAGCAGATCTCCTTGCCGAATACCTCTAGAAGGCTTGATATTTCCATAGGCTTTTCCATTAATTCGAACAGAAAATGAAGGTGTAGAAACACATTTCATAACCCTATCCACCTAAACCTCCGGAAAGCCCAATTTAATCATCATACCTAGGCCTGTCCAAACCCATCCGAGACCCGACCCACCCGAAGGACCCGACAGGAACCAATTCGAAACCGGCTGACCCGACTATTCCAACGGTCGACGGCAGGTCTTCTCCCCCAAAAACCGACTCCGGCGGGTCGGTTTCAATTTCTATCCCCCAAAACCCGAATCGATCGGAGAAAAACCCAAATTCCGGCGAAAAACCCCAGATTCCGACAAGAAACCCAGATCCTGGCGAGTAAAATTCCAGAATCTGgcggagaaaaaaaaaaaaaactagattcAGGCGATATTTCACGTAGATTTGGTGAAATTTTGACTGGATTTTGCGAAATCTCATAGATTTCAATGATATTTTCGCCGAATCTCGAGTTTTCTCCCCGTTTTCTCAGAACCTAGATGCCAACCGACCCACCCGCCACCCGTTAAAGTTTGATCTGCCCAACCCGTTTACTCCGATGGTCAGCAGTGGGTAAGATTTTCTAAAACCCGATTCCGTCAGGTCAattccgggttgggcacaaacccgacccgaacagACCCGTGGACAACCCTAATCATACCCTTAAGGAAGCCCCATTCCACCCTGTCATAGGCTTTACTCACATCCAACTTAAGCCccctttttgaatttttttttctaatatgcATGGCATACAAAGTCTCATTGGCTTTGTATAGATGCTTTAAGGAAAAGTACTTTCCACGGTGTGAGCTCCTTGAGGCGAAGGATTGTCAAAATAGCTCCTATGTTTGGAAGAGTTTATTAGCTACTCAACCGGTATTGAGGAAAGGGTGCTATTGGAGAGTGGGGAATGGTGCTTCTATTCATGTTTTGAAGGATTGTTGGTTACCTAATCGGCCAACAAAGAGAGTTCTTTTCCAACCTGAAGAGGAAATTTGGGAGTGGAGAGTTTCGGATTTGATTGATTGGCAGAACCACCAGTGGGATACAAATCGAATTCGTGCTTTGTTCCACCCGTATGATGCTGATGTTATTCTCCAAGTTCCCTTGAGTAGGCAGGCGGTGCAGGATGTCTTGGCTTGGTCTTTTACAAAGAATGGCAGGTACAATGTGAAGTCCGGGTACCATGTGGCCAAGCAACTGAGGTTGGTGAAGAATAATTGTGTAAAGGCTTCGGTGCAAACATCTCAGCTTGGGTTTATTTATGAAGATATTTGGTGCTTGATTGCAGGTTTTAGATCCTTTTTGGTCAATTGTGTTAGGCATAGTGCCAATGGTGTTGCTCATGCATTGGCAAGATTTTGCTAGATTATCTAATAATGAAATTGTCTGGTTAGAGGAGGATCCTCCACCAGCAGTTGATGCTCTGTATTTGGATTCTAGTATTCTTTATTAATGATATTCATTTGGTTCCggcttcaaatatatatatatatatatatcaacattaaattatttattctcaaagttaattcaataaaataaaaattcttcaTTCACATAATCATTTTGTAACTGTGGACAAGATAtgcataatttattaattttagaccAACTGatgtttttcttaaaaaataaataaataaataaataccacCAACTGATGTAGGCGATTTAATTTGGGTTGGTTGtccaaaattttgcatttatgttaTTGCCATCGATGACTCCAGAGACAACAACAATTTCATAGAAATTTTCACATTCTCCCTCTAGTTCTATAAGTTATGGTGATCCCAAAAGAGATGAGCACTAGTTTTATCGGTTGCGTGAGATGTTATAGACACAACAAttaaatttacaagtttttactagtttttgtCTAGGCTCACCATACgttaacattattttttcatttattataataacaacTTGTTACCTTgctatttgtgaaatttttttggtgattCTAGGCTTTACATATTTGTAAGTGAATTGCTATTGGATACTTTGAAGTTGGCATCCAATTAGACTCGCATTCTGTAGTAATCTTTCGCTATCCTTAATTGGTAGTGACATGCAACTAACATTGGTGACACAATTTTCGgatgttccttttttttttcttttttctttttattgtgtGCTTCAACATAAAcctggaaaaagaaaaaggagcatATTTCTCTTACAAGTAAAAGTTATGAGGATTAAAAGCATATATATCGGAATACTAACTTTGTTCGAAAGATGGCTTGCTTCAAATGGAAAGTACTTTTGGTCCTATAGAACTAGAACATTTGCAGAAGAATATGTGCTCTGAACAGTGCAAAGAAATGCTTGTAATTTGTAAACCGCCCAATGAATTGAAACCCTCTTTTTAATGAGCATCATAATCATAAATCCACAATTGAAGACACAAACATAAAGACTGCCTATATAGGTATTTCGCACCAGATGCCACCCAATAGGCCAGTAGAGAGGATCCACGTCAAATTTGTCTATCAGATTGTGCATTTTCCTCGAACATCACTCAATGTGTCTGTCCATTAGCAAATGGCCCATGCCTATCAGCCTATATATACCTATGCCTAGTTGGCTTGCTAGTGTCCAACCATGCAAGCTGAGACTGAAAGCACAATGTGATCTCTTTACTCAAAAGTCTTGAAAGATAAACCTAAGGTTAATATAGATCCAATGCTATTAAAGTTAATTACCCAAGGTGTATTTATGTgactaaataattaaattaataatcttctaataacttaaacttttggaaGAATTTGtaagttaataataataataataataaccaaacaagtttctagttttttgtttttgttttttttgccaAACGAAGGTATTCCATACTTCTTCAAGTAACTTGCCACTCAAAAGTTTGCAAAAagtctatttaaaaaaaaggg
This DNA window, taken from Quercus robur chromosome 2, dhQueRobu3.1, whole genome shotgun sequence, encodes the following:
- the LOC126714094 gene encoding uncharacterized protein LOC126714094 isoform X1 yields the protein MAEEREEEKQLKQKIAKILEETRTSYATHNRKLKELSALRSRSSSPLQFFSAFSKTLTPLFTLQRRVASTERVVRFVSIFASASVDSDAFLEEFLRFLLVAAAAANKTARFRACQMVSEIIMRLPDDAEVSSELWDEVIECMLVCVRDKVSIIRTFAVRALSRFANDGENSDILDLFLEVLPIEQNADVRKTIVLSLPPSNATSQVIIDCTTDVSESVRKAAYCVLANKFPLQSLSIKLRTTILQRGLADRSLAVSKECLKLMKDEWLIKCCNADPVELLKYLDVETYELVGESVMGALLTAGLVNLRDGESIQQYISSTVDRTEGWGDSVHCTPSIQLMEAEVALYWRTVCRHLQDEAQAKGSDAAATMGTEAAVYAAEASDNNDLLERILPATVSDYIDLVKAHIDAGPNYCFASRQLLLLGAMLDYSDATNRKVASTLVQELLHKPPEHEVDDDGNMVVIGDGINLGGDREWADAVSGLAKKVHAANGEFEQILLGVVEELARPCRERTADFMQWMHSFAVTGLLLENAKSFRLLQGQAIEPFELLQSLLLPGAKHVHLDVQRIAVRCLGLFGLLEKKPSEELVKQLRLSFVNGPSAVCVVACKALIDLVMWHGPQEVDRALGENFSSKVQDDKKAFSPVNLSDAGEGLDVHMLDLLYAGIDRYEQGNSLASDENESVQAILGEGFAKILLLSENYPSIQSSLHPFLLVKLINLYFSNERKDLQRLKQCLSVFFEHYPSLSANHKKYLSKAFIPIMRSMWPGVNGNAGGSPVLVSDMRKRAVQASRFMLQMMQAPLYEKETVKEDENGNRELPEVIDGSLEPLLECSEEGLAIRIAVEVASFHMKKTAAERSYVLALCKILLLLHFRLSEQGSIKLMRRLLNHVAESVLAEKDLVKELKGMADRLKALDREPEQELSQDQANLILGRLELDFNLDTNGSVEMLQTPAPRSSRPPRSRRRVRLEEVSSDEEVSPSSVVPTVPGTISMRSQRASKTAALTKMTATRSMRIDSYDDEEEEGSEVTSEEDSDESDE
- the LOC126714094 gene encoding uncharacterized protein LOC126714094 isoform X2 — protein: MAEEREEEKQLKQKIAKILEETRTSYATHNRKLKELSALRSRSSSPLQFFSAFSKTLTPLFTLQRRVASTERVVRFVSIFASASVDSDAFLEEFLRFLLVAAAAANKTARFRACQMVSEIIMRLPDDAEVSSELWDEVIECMLVCVRDKVSIIRTFAVRALSRFANDGENSDILDLFLEVLPIEQNADVRKTIVLSLPPSNATSQVIIDCTTDVSESVRKAAYCVLANKFPLQSLSIKLRTTILQRGLADRSLAVSKECLKLMKDEWLIKCCNADPVELLKYLDVETYELVGESVMGALLTAGLVNLRDGESIQQYISSTVDRTEGDSVHCTPSIQLMEAEVALYWRTVCRHLQDEAQAKGSDAAATMGTEAAVYAAEASDNNDLLERILPATVSDYIDLVKAHIDAGPNYCFASRQLLLLGAMLDYSDATNRKVASTLVQELLHKPPEHEVDDDGNMVVIGDGINLGGDREWADAVSGLAKKVHAANGEFEQILLGVVEELARPCRERTADFMQWMHSFAVTGLLLENAKSFRLLQGQAIEPFELLQSLLLPGAKHVHLDVQRIAVRCLGLFGLLEKKPSEELVKQLRLSFVNGPSAVCVVACKALIDLVMWHGPQEVDRALGENFSSKVQDDKKAFSPVNLSDAGEGLDVHMLDLLYAGIDRYEQGNSLASDENESVQAILGEGFAKILLLSENYPSIQSSLHPFLLVKLINLYFSNERKDLQRLKQCLSVFFEHYPSLSANHKKYLSKAFIPIMRSMWPGVNGNAGGSPVLVSDMRKRAVQASRFMLQMMQAPLYEKETVKEDENGNRELPEVIDGSLEPLLECSEEGLAIRIAVEVASFHMKKTAAERSYVLALCKILLLLHFRLSEQGSIKLMRRLLNHVAESVLAEKDLVKELKGMADRLKALDREPEQELSQDQANLILGRLELDFNLDTNGSVEMLQTPAPRSSRPPRSRRRVRLEEVSSDEEVSPSSVVPTVPGTISMRSQRASKTAALTKMTATRSMRIDSYDDEEEEGSEVTSEEDSDESDE